The Niallia alba genome includes a window with the following:
- a CDS encoding ABC transporter permease, translating to MKSTIATEKNTQITPDFPNKLRHIKQMKKSLPLYVLLLPTLILLICFTYIPMYGIIMAFKDYSPALGIWNSPWVGMKHFIQYFHSYQFGLTVKNTLYISLYSLLVGFPLPIALAILCNQMRIGMFKKFFQVTTYLPHFISTMVMCGMILIFLSPSTGLIANFLSLFGMEMPNLLSKPTLFSSVYVWSDVWQHLGWDSIIFLAALSAIDPTYYEAATMDGASRLQKIIHIDLPLIMPTAMILLILRAGSLLSVGFEKVLLLQNPLNLTGSEVISTYVYKVGMQNFQYSLSTAIGLFNTVVNVIILLLVNWLSKKLTKTSLL from the coding sequence TTGAAAAGTACGATCGCTACAGAAAAAAACACGCAAATCACACCTGATTTCCCAAATAAGCTAAGACATATAAAACAGATGAAAAAAAGTCTTCCATTATATGTGTTACTTCTGCCTACTCTCATTCTATTAATTTGTTTTACGTATATTCCGATGTATGGAATTATCATGGCGTTTAAGGATTATTCCCCAGCGCTTGGGATTTGGAATAGTCCATGGGTGGGAATGAAGCATTTTATTCAATATTTTCATTCCTATCAATTTGGTTTAACGGTAAAAAATACCCTATATATTAGTTTGTACAGTCTTCTAGTAGGGTTTCCACTTCCAATAGCTTTAGCGATTCTCTGTAATCAAATGCGGATTGGAATGTTTAAAAAGTTTTTTCAGGTTACGACATATTTGCCACATTTTATTTCAACGATGGTAATGTGTGGAATGATATTAATTTTTTTATCACCAAGCACAGGATTAATAGCTAATTTTTTATCGTTATTTGGGATGGAAATGCCGAATCTTTTATCGAAACCAACGCTTTTCAGTAGTGTATATGTATGGAGTGATGTATGGCAACATTTAGGATGGGATAGTATTATTTTTCTGGCCGCATTATCAGCAATTGACCCAACCTATTATGAGGCTGCAACGATGGATGGGGCAAGTCGACTGCAGAAAATTATTCATATAGACTTACCACTTATCATGCCTACTGCTATGATTTTATTAATCTTGCGTGCTGGAAGCCTTTTAAGTGTAGGTTTTGAAAAAGTCTTATTATTGCAAAATCCATTGAATTTAACTGGAAGTGAGGTCATTTCAACCTATGTCTATAAGGTTGGGATGCAAAACTTTCAATATAGTTTATCAACAGCCATTGGTCTATTTAATACGGTAGTCAATGTTATCATTTTACTTCTTGTGAATTGGTTATCGAAGAAACTAACAAAAACAAGTTTATTATAG
- a CDS encoding carbohydrate ABC transporter permease, translating to MEGALIQKFNKKSKRKKSWNDRLFDIAVYTIAILMILMIVYPLWFIIIASFSNPTDVTNGNVWFWPKEWKLDGYMELFKQEIIWRSYLNTIIYTVVGTIIALIVNIPAGYALSRADLFGKKWLAIFILIPMFVSGGLVPTYLVVKGFGLLDTFWVMVLPFAVSSFHIIIARTFFKNSIPDTLWEAAQIDGCGTIRYFLTIVLPLSKAILAVIGLWTAVGIWNSWFNALIYISNEDLQPLQLVLRRILISNESLLGTASGELASELRRLSEMMKYAAIVVSTAPIMCLYPFLQKYFNQGVMVGSIKE from the coding sequence TTGGAAGGAGCACTTATTCAAAAATTCAATAAGAAATCAAAAAGGAAAAAAAGTTGGAATGATCGCTTGTTTGACATAGCTGTTTATACGATTGCTATCTTAATGATTTTAATGATTGTCTATCCTTTATGGTTTATTATTATCGCTTCCTTTAGTAATCCAACTGACGTTACCAATGGAAACGTATGGTTTTGGCCGAAGGAGTGGAAGTTGGATGGATATATGGAATTATTTAAACAGGAAATTATTTGGAGATCTTATTTAAATACGATCATTTATACAGTTGTGGGAACGATTATCGCTTTAATCGTCAATATTCCTGCAGGCTATGCTTTATCAAGGGCTGATTTATTCGGAAAAAAGTGGCTGGCTATTTTTATTCTTATCCCAATGTTTGTAAGTGGAGGATTGGTACCAACTTATCTAGTCGTAAAAGGGTTTGGATTGCTTGATACTTTTTGGGTAATGGTACTACCTTTTGCTGTGTCCTCCTTTCATATAATCATTGCTAGAACATTTTTTAAAAATAGTATACCAGATACATTGTGGGAGGCAGCTCAAATTGATGGCTGTGGAACAATCCGGTATTTTCTAACGATCGTACTACCGTTGTCAAAAGCAATTTTAGCTGTAATTGGTTTATGGACTGCCGTTGGTATTTGGAATTCATGGTTTAATGCATTGATTTATATTTCTAATGAAGATTTACAGCCGCTTCAATTAGTTTTGAGAAGAATTCTAATTTCTAATGAGTCATTGCTTGGCACTGCATCCGGAGAACTTGCATCGGAATTAAGAAGATTATCTGAAATGATGAAGTATGCAGCGATTGTTGTATCAACTGCACCGATTATGTGCTTATATCCATTTTTGCAGAAATATTTTAACCAAGGTGTCATGGTTGGTTCCATTAAAGAGTAA
- a CDS encoding type 2 periplasmic-binding domain-containing protein, translating into MLKRSWKGLWSVVLASSLIVGCSNANTNTKEKEDGEYKIATVRWSDWGDDFLKGFVEDTEKEAGIKVDWDIYLNSEWGDKKSVLMAGGDLPDAFWGSLALSDGDIAQNQSLFIPLEDLIAEHMPNLMAAFEKEPALRALVTSPDGHIYSLPKKLPLRPLTGNQLFINQKWLDNLGLEMPDTYEDFYNVLKAFKEKDANGNGDLNDEIPYGGNIYGFILPFGVTKGNDKAGLMTLKDGKPSYIPTQEEYKEGIAWMHQAYKDGLIDQELFTQDDSMAEAKRKDENDALVGVAFGWTPDAVFGPNAEEYVPLAPLKGPDGERYVISDTETYARNELLITTQAKDPAKLLQWADKFYTEDASIQTFYGSFGIGVEKKDDGTYQVLNAPEGESADIFAWTNSFRDFGPKYIEAGFNEKVTLPTDSGDGLKLELDKKISEYAREQFPTVSFTAEEMQRLNTLNVDLSSYVNSMQSKWVVEGGIEKDWDDYISQLKKMGFDEFMEIQNTAFNRYQESLK; encoded by the coding sequence ATGTTAAAGAGAAGCTGGAAAGGGTTATGGAGTGTAGTTTTAGCAAGTAGTTTAATTGTTGGCTGCAGTAATGCTAACACGAACACAAAAGAAAAGGAAGATGGAGAATACAAAATTGCAACCGTTCGCTGGTCAGATTGGGGCGATGATTTTCTTAAAGGATTTGTAGAAGATACGGAAAAAGAAGCTGGAATTAAAGTAGATTGGGATATTTACTTAAATTCAGAATGGGGAGATAAAAAATCAGTCCTGATGGCGGGAGGAGATTTACCAGATGCTTTTTGGGGATCGTTGGCTTTAAGTGATGGAGACATTGCCCAAAACCAAAGTTTATTCATTCCGTTAGAGGATTTAATCGCAGAACATATGCCAAATTTAATGGCGGCATTTGAGAAAGAGCCAGCGTTACGTGCTCTAGTTACTTCGCCAGATGGCCATATTTATAGTTTGCCTAAAAAATTGCCTTTAAGACCATTAACGGGAAATCAATTATTTATTAATCAAAAATGGTTAGATAATTTAGGCTTAGAAATGCCAGATACGTATGAAGATTTTTATAATGTTCTCAAGGCATTTAAGGAAAAGGATGCAAATGGAAATGGGGATTTGAATGATGAAATTCCTTATGGAGGGAATATTTATGGGTTTATATTGCCATTTGGCGTAACAAAGGGCAATGATAAAGCGGGCTTAATGACTTTAAAAGATGGAAAGCCATCTTACATTCCTACACAAGAAGAATACAAAGAGGGGATTGCGTGGATGCATCAAGCGTACAAAGATGGTTTAATCGATCAAGAACTGTTTACGCAAGATGACTCTATGGCAGAGGCAAAGCGCAAAGATGAAAATGATGCATTAGTGGGTGTCGCTTTTGGTTGGACCCCGGATGCTGTATTTGGTCCAAATGCAGAGGAATATGTACCGCTTGCGCCTCTTAAAGGTCCGGATGGAGAAAGATACGTAATTTCCGATACGGAAACATATGCAAGAAATGAATTACTTATTACAACTCAAGCTAAGGATCCAGCAAAATTATTACAATGGGCAGATAAATTTTATACAGAGGATGCCAGTATTCAAACCTTTTATGGGTCATTTGGTATTGGGGTAGAAAAGAAGGATGATGGAACGTATCAAGTATTGAATGCGCCAGAAGGTGAATCAGCAGATATATTTGCATGGACAAATTCATTCCGTGACTTCGGTCCTAAGTATATTGAAGCTGGGTTTAATGAAAAGGTAACTTTGCCAACAGATAGTGGCGATGGATTGAAGCTAGAATTAGATAAAAAAATAAGTGAATACGCAAGAGAACAATTTCCAACAGTTAGCTTTACAGCAGAAGAAATGCAGCGTTTAAATACATTGAATGTAGACTTAAGTTCGTATGTAAATTCGATGCAATCGAAGTGGGTTGTTGAGGGCGGCATAGAAAAAGATTGGGATGACTATATAAGTCAACTAAAGAAAATGGGATTCGATGAGTTTATGGAAATCCAAAATACTGCATTTAACCGCTATCAAGAATCATTAAAGTAG
- a CDS encoding YesL family protein, with translation MGSFFQLEGPIGRNLARIVDVLLLNLIFILFSLPVVTIGASLTALYTVSFKMARGEDPSVWRNFTKAFKKNLKQSSLVWFLLIGIAVILLGDIYYLVYAHGIWKVIFMSLTLFFGFLYLTLLLIIFPYIARFEDSIKTAILNSLLMGGFHFPYLFLLILINAVPIVFFLSSFTGFLTGVYFITFGGFSILAFVNSFIFKRIFSKYEIKKGEEA, from the coding sequence ATGGGTTCATTCTTTCAACTCGAAGGTCCCATCGGCAGGAATTTAGCTAGAATCGTAGATGTTCTTTTGCTGAATCTTATTTTTATCCTTTTTTCTCTTCCAGTTGTGACGATAGGTGCTTCGCTTACAGCTTTGTATACAGTTAGTTTTAAGATGGCAAGAGGAGAAGATCCATCAGTTTGGAGAAACTTTACCAAAGCATTTAAAAAGAATTTAAAACAAAGTTCGTTGGTTTGGTTTCTCTTGATAGGAATTGCTGTTATTCTACTTGGAGATATTTATTATCTTGTCTACGCACATGGAATTTGGAAAGTCATTTTTATGAGCCTGACACTTTTCTTTGGCTTTTTATACCTTACATTATTGCTAATTATTTTTCCCTATATAGCTAGATTTGAGGATTCAATAAAAACAGCGATTCTAAATTCTTTATTGATGGGAGGTTTTCATTTTCCATATCTTTTTCTGTTAATCCTAATTAATGCAGTGCCTATTGTATTCTTTTTATCATCTTTTACTGGGTTTTTGACAGGAGTCTATTTTATTACTTTCGGTGGATTTTCCATTTTAGCTTTTGTAAATTCATTTATATTTAAAAGGATTTTTTCAAAATATGAAATTAAAAAAGGAGAAGAAGCGTGA
- a CDS encoding Gfo/Idh/MocA family protein has protein sequence MEPIRIGLIGVGGMAQSHIRGLQNVGTFKIKAICDVNNLTLQKVGEQLAIKSENQYRDFRKLIDSQKVDAVVSITPNNVHAPILAYCMEKNMPILTEKPFTLDYAEAIQLAEKYKKHPIPCMVGFSYRYTPAFRFVKALLDKGEIGQVRSFSIQYLQGWGAPPYDTPYVWRFNPTVTGTGVLGDLGSHMIDMAHYLFGPFQEVSAKMESFITKRRSEQSNEWKEFVIDDFACFQARMETGIVGTFQTTRNAIGSGNQHEVSIYGDKGTIHASTKEENIVHLIYFDEKTAELVEKKMHVPKTAYLTEWEDFAKMLKGEVGLGFPDFQAGVLNQQVLEAIIESSKQPGKMISALES, from the coding sequence ATGGAACCAATACGTATAGGTTTAATTGGAGTTGGTGGGATGGCCCAATCTCATATAAGGGGATTACAAAATGTCGGAACGTTTAAAATAAAGGCAATCTGTGATGTGAATAACTTAACCCTACAAAAAGTCGGCGAGCAATTAGCTATTAAATCAGAAAACCAATATAGAGATTTCCGGAAGTTAATTGATTCTCAAAAAGTAGATGCTGTTGTTTCGATCACACCAAATAATGTGCATGCACCTATTTTGGCATATTGTATGGAAAAGAATATGCCGATCTTGACAGAAAAGCCATTTACATTGGATTATGCGGAAGCTATACAACTTGCTGAAAAATATAAGAAACACCCTATTCCTTGTATGGTAGGGTTTAGTTATCGATATACACCTGCATTTCGATTTGTAAAGGCATTACTGGATAAAGGAGAAATCGGTCAAGTAAGGAGTTTTTCCATTCAGTATTTGCAAGGCTGGGGAGCGCCTCCTTATGATACTCCTTATGTTTGGCGTTTTAATCCTACAGTCACAGGAACAGGAGTATTAGGTGATTTAGGTTCTCATATGATTGATATGGCCCATTATTTATTTGGTCCATTTCAAGAAGTATCAGCTAAAATGGAAAGTTTTATTACAAAAAGGAGAAGTGAACAATCAAATGAATGGAAGGAATTCGTTATTGATGACTTTGCGTGTTTTCAGGCTAGGATGGAAACGGGCATAGTTGGTACGTTTCAGACTACAAGAAATGCTATAGGCTCAGGGAATCAGCATGAAGTGTCCATTTATGGTGATAAAGGAACTATCCATGCAAGTACAAAGGAAGAAAACATCGTGCATTTGATCTATTTCGATGAAAAAACGGCTGAACTTGTGGAGAAAAAAATGCATGTTCCTAAAACGGCATACTTGACCGAATGGGAAGATTTCGCCAAAATGCTAAAAGGTGAGGTAGGATTAGGTTTTCCAGATTTTCAGGCAGGTGTCCTGAATCAACAAGTTTTAGAAGCTATTATCGAGTCCAGTAAGCAACCAGGAAAAATGATATCTGCTTTAGAAAGCTGA
- a CDS encoding glycine betaine uptake BCCT transporter: MKFKNYLVFNVSVIILLLLVLVGVFAPETLEQTSANAQSFITDSFGWYYLMVVTFFVIICLYLLISPVGKIKLGKQEDKPEFSRLVWLAMLFSAGMGIGLVFYGTAEPLSHYAISSPTNEIGTDQGMRDAMRFTYFHWGIHAWAVYGIVALSLAYTTFRKGRNSLISSTLKPLLGDSMDGRLGRIIDIIAVFATVTGIATTLGFGAVQINGGLSFLYGIPSSFLTQFIIIIIVTVLFLLSAISGLGKGIKILSNANMILAFILFLFVFILGNTVFILNLFTDTIGTYLQNLIRMSFRIAPLNGENRQWIDAWTIFYWAWWIAWSPFVGIFIARISKGRTIREFVTYVLFIPSLIGFLWFTVFGGNAMLIEHKGLGSISTFATEETLFALLEHYPLSSVLSILAIVLIGVFFITSADSGTFVLGMLSANGIQNPSNRIKIIWGLLLTTISLVLLYSGGLQALQNMMIIAALPFSVIMILMTVSLLKEVHHEKAEYESKWKKKKGSI, encoded by the coding sequence ATGAAGTTTAAAAATTATCTTGTCTTTAATGTTTCTGTAATCATTTTATTATTGCTTGTATTAGTGGGAGTTTTTGCTCCAGAAACACTTGAACAAACTTCAGCTAATGCGCAATCTTTTATTACTGATTCATTTGGTTGGTATTATTTAATGGTGGTTACGTTTTTCGTAATCATTTGTTTATATTTATTGATAAGCCCTGTAGGGAAAATTAAATTAGGAAAACAAGAAGATAAGCCTGAGTTCTCGCGACTAGTATGGTTAGCGATGCTTTTTAGTGCTGGAATGGGAATAGGTCTTGTCTTTTATGGGACAGCCGAACCCTTAAGCCATTATGCAATAAGTTCTCCCACGAATGAAATTGGCACAGATCAAGGAATGAGAGATGCAATGAGATTTACCTATTTCCATTGGGGAATCCATGCTTGGGCAGTATATGGAATTGTGGCCTTAAGCCTTGCCTATACTACTTTTAGGAAGGGGAGAAATTCATTAATAAGTTCAACTTTGAAGCCTTTATTAGGGGATTCGATGGATGGGAGATTGGGAAGGATCATTGATATTATTGCTGTTTTTGCAACTGTCACAGGTATTGCCACAACGCTTGGATTTGGGGCAGTGCAAATTAACGGAGGACTGTCCTTTCTTTATGGCATTCCATCAAGTTTTTTAACGCAATTTATTATTATCATTATAGTCACCGTGTTATTTTTACTTTCGGCAATTTCTGGTTTAGGCAAGGGAATTAAAATCCTCAGTAATGCCAATATGATTTTAGCTTTTATCTTATTTTTATTTGTTTTTATATTAGGAAATACTGTTTTTATTCTAAATTTATTTACAGATACGATTGGTACGTATTTGCAAAATCTCATTCGGATGAGTTTTCGAATTGCTCCTTTAAATGGAGAAAATCGACAATGGATAGATGCTTGGACGATTTTTTATTGGGCTTGGTGGATTGCATGGTCGCCTTTTGTTGGAATCTTTATTGCCCGTATCTCCAAAGGAAGAACAATTCGTGAATTTGTTACTTACGTATTATTTATTCCCTCTTTAATTGGATTTTTATGGTTTACTGTATTTGGCGGAAATGCGATGTTGATAGAACATAAAGGATTAGGTTCTATCTCCACTTTTGCTACAGAAGAAACACTATTTGCACTTTTAGAGCATTATCCTCTGAGTTCTGTTTTATCAATTTTGGCCATTGTGCTCATAGGAGTATTCTTTATTACCTCGGCAGACTCAGGTACATTCGTATTAGGAATGCTCTCAGCAAATGGAATACAAAATCCTAGTAATAGAATCAAAATTATTTGGGGACTCTTGCTTACAACGATCTCACTTGTGTTGCTTTATTCTGGCGGATTACAAGCCTTGCAAAATATGATGATCATTGCGGCTCTCCCTTTTTCTGTTATTATGATTTTAATGACGGTAAGTCTATTAAAGGAAGTACATCATGAAAAAGCGGAATACGAATCAAAGTGGAAGAAGAAAAAAGGCTCGATATAG
- a CDS encoding SET domain-containing protein, with translation MIEIKTSPLSDGEFNRGVFATCDIKKGTLFHEAPVVPYPNDQHKYIEKTVLEDYVYEYGINHSAVVLGYGMLFNHSYEPNATYEINFDKHTFDYFAYKDIKAGEEILINYNGEVDDYEPLWFNKDKEED, from the coding sequence ATGATTGAAATTAAAACATCTCCTTTAAGTGATGGAGAATTTAATAGAGGCGTATTTGCTACATGCGATATTAAAAAAGGGACCTTATTTCATGAAGCCCCAGTAGTTCCTTATCCAAATGACCAACATAAGTATATTGAAAAAACAGTACTAGAAGATTATGTTTATGAATATGGCATTAATCACAGTGCAGTTGTTTTAGGCTATGGCATGCTTTTTAACCATTCCTATGAACCAAATGCCACTTATGAAATCAATTTTGATAAGCACACCTTTGACTATTTCGCTTATAAGGATATAAAAGCTGGCGAAGAAATTTTGATAAATTACAATGGTGAAGTCGATGATTATGAGCCATTATGGTTTAATAAAGACAAAGAAGAAGATTAA
- the truA gene encoding tRNA pseudouridine(38-40) synthase TruA, translating to MKNYKLLIQYDGGRYKGWQRLGNGDQSIQGKIENVLTEMAGEKIEIIGCSRTDAGVHALSQVANFKMNKDMTETEVMDYVNHYLPNDISLLKVENVSDRFHARYNAKDKIYLYKIWNKSYSNPFMRKYSMHVEKRLNKNKMEQAAVHFVGKHDFTTFSNAKSKKKSMVREIYFIDIKEEAGFIEIRVSGDGFLYNMVRKMVGTLIEVGLGKIDGDTIPTIIAEKDRSQIGMMAEANGLFLEKVKF from the coding sequence ATGAAAAATTATAAATTGCTTATTCAATATGACGGTGGACGTTACAAAGGGTGGCAACGCCTTGGTAATGGAGACCAATCGATTCAAGGGAAAATTGAAAATGTCCTAACAGAAATGGCTGGAGAAAAAATAGAAATTATTGGCTGCAGCAGAACGGATGCAGGGGTACACGCTTTATCTCAGGTTGCGAATTTCAAGATGAATAAAGACATGACTGAAACAGAAGTAATGGATTATGTTAATCACTATTTACCGAATGATATTAGCCTTTTGAAAGTAGAAAATGTTTCAGATCGTTTTCATGCAAGATATAATGCAAAGGATAAGATATATTTGTATAAAATTTGGAATAAATCGTATAGCAATCCATTTATGCGTAAATATAGTATGCATGTAGAGAAACGATTAAATAAAAATAAAATGGAGCAAGCTGCAGTTCATTTTGTCGGAAAACATGACTTTACTACTTTTTCAAATGCGAAATCAAAGAAGAAATCAATGGTTAGGGAAATTTATTTTATTGATATAAAAGAGGAAGCTGGATTTATTGAAATTCGTGTAAGCGGCGATGGTTTTCTTTACAATATGGTCAGAAAAATGGTTGGAACACTTATTGAGGTTGGGCTAGGAAAAATAGATGGAGATACTATTCCAACTATTATTGCAGAAAAAGATCGTAGTCAGATAGGCATGATGGCAGAAGCCAACGGATTATTTTTAGAAAAAGTAAAGTTTTAA
- a CDS encoding nicotinate phosphoribosyltransferase, which yields MNYADDSLMLHTDLYQINMMETYWRDGIHKRKAVFELYFRKLPFGNGFAVFAGLERILNYIQNCRFTDSDIAYLRNEVGYKEDFLAYLKNLTFSGDIYCMEEGELVFANEPILRVEAPIAEAQLIETTLLNIVNYQTLIATKSARMKQVIGDQTAMEFGTRRAQEMDAAIWGTRAAFIGGFSATSNVRAGKIFRIPVSGTHAHALVQAYQDEYKAFKSYASTQTECVFLVDTYDTLRSGVPNAIKVAKEFGDRIRFKGIRLDSGDLAYLSKKAREMLDEAGYKDTKIIASNDLDEYTIMNLLAEGAKIDIWGIGTKLITAYDQAALGAVYKLVSFESENGVMEDTIKLSGNPEKISTPGQKRVYRIINNENNHAEGDYITLASESITQEPLKMFHPIHPYLNKVVTNYRAIELHQQVIKNGHVQIQTPELTAIQIKVKENLKFLWNEYKRTLNPEEYPVDLSKACWENKRNYIEKMKAKANQN from the coding sequence ATGAACTATGCGGATGACAGTCTTATGCTTCATACAGATCTTTATCAAATTAATATGATGGAGACATACTGGAGAGATGGGATACATAAACGAAAAGCAGTATTTGAACTTTATTTTCGTAAGCTTCCATTTGGTAATGGTTTTGCCGTTTTTGCGGGATTAGAACGAATTTTAAACTATATACAAAATTGTCGTTTTACAGATAGTGATATTGCCTACTTAAGAAACGAAGTTGGTTATAAGGAAGATTTTCTTGCCTATTTGAAAAATTTAACTTTTTCTGGAGACATCTATTGTATGGAGGAAGGGGAGTTGGTATTTGCTAATGAACCAATTCTTAGAGTAGAAGCTCCTATTGCAGAGGCGCAATTAATAGAGACTACTTTGTTAAATATTGTTAATTATCAAACGCTAATTGCAACAAAATCAGCCAGAATGAAGCAGGTAATTGGAGATCAAACGGCGATGGAGTTTGGAACACGAAGAGCACAGGAAATGGATGCTGCGATATGGGGAACAAGGGCTGCTTTTATTGGCGGGTTTTCGGCTACTAGTAATGTAAGGGCTGGAAAAATCTTTCGTATTCCTGTGTCTGGTACACATGCTCATGCACTAGTTCAAGCTTATCAAGATGAATACAAAGCTTTTAAAAGCTATGCTAGTACGCAAACAGAATGTGTTTTCCTTGTAGATACATATGATACGCTTCGATCTGGTGTACCAAATGCAATTAAGGTAGCAAAGGAATTTGGTGATAGAATTCGCTTTAAAGGAATTCGCTTAGATAGCGGTGATTTAGCGTATCTTTCTAAGAAAGCAAGAGAAATGTTAGATGAAGCAGGATACAAAGATACAAAAATTATTGCCTCTAATGATTTAGATGAGTACACCATTATGAATTTGCTTGCAGAAGGAGCAAAGATTGATATTTGGGGGATTGGAACAAAGCTAATTACAGCATATGATCAGGCTGCATTAGGCGCTGTTTATAAATTAGTTAGTTTTGAAAGTGAAAACGGCGTAATGGAGGATACGATTAAATTATCTGGAAATCCGGAAAAGATTTCTACACCGGGGCAGAAAAGAGTGTATCGAATTATTAATAATGAGAACAATCATGCAGAGGGAGATTATATTACACTAGCATCAGAAAGCATCACGCAAGAACCTTTAAAAATGTTTCATCCAATTCACCCGTATTTGAATAAGGTTGTCACAAATTATAGAGCAATTGAATTACATCAGCAAGTTATAAAGAATGGACATGTCCAAATTCAAACACCAGAATTAACTGCTATTCAAATAAAGGTTAAGGAGAACTTAAAGTTTCTTTGGAATGAATATAAAAGAACACTTAATCCAGAAGAGTATCCAGTAGATTTAAGTAAAGCATGCTGGGAAAATAAGCGGAACTATATCGAAAAAATGAAGGCGAAGGCTAACCAAAATTAA
- the nadD gene encoding nicotinate (nicotinamide) nucleotide adenylyltransferase produces MGKIGVYGSSFDPITNVHLWTASTVAHRCRLDKVIFLPCSSKRRDKTMETADEHRLEMVNMAIENNDKFAIDDYEMKQDGWEIYTYHTMNYFKKLFPKDKVYFIMGADLLVDIGQGKWSKGEELIAENRFIVMARNGIDMLSTISRSPILRNHDDGKTFHLLDKGLAMEISSTYIREELSMGGEPRYLLPERCYEYIKKNKLYQ; encoded by the coding sequence TTGGGGAAAATAGGGGTTTACGGATCATCCTTTGATCCAATTACTAATGTTCATTTATGGACGGCAAGTACTGTTGCCCATCGTTGCAGGTTGGATAAAGTTATCTTTCTACCCTGTTCGAGTAAAAGAAGAGATAAAACGATGGAAACAGCAGATGAACATCGTCTAGAGATGGTGAATATGGCTATTGAGAATAATGATAAGTTTGCTATAGATGACTATGAAATGAAGCAAGATGGCTGGGAAATTTATACGTATCATACGATGAATTATTTTAAAAAGCTATTCCCTAAGGATAAAGTCTACTTTATTATGGGAGCGGATTTACTTGTTGATATTGGCCAAGGTAAGTGGAGCAAAGGAGAGGAATTGATAGCAGAAAATCGATTTATTGTCATGGCACGAAATGGAATTGATATGTTATCTACGATTAGCCGATCGCCGATCCTCCGCAATCATGACGATGGAAAAACTTTTCATTTGTTAGATAAAGGGTTAGCCATGGAAATAAGTTCTACCTATATAAGAGAGGAGCTTTCAATGGGAGGAGAACCGAGGTATCTTTTACCAGAAAGGTGCTATGAGTATATAAAGAAAAATAAGTTATATCAATAA